One Streptomyces sp. ML-6 genomic region harbors:
- a CDS encoding MFS transporter: MTTTSAPPARIGIGKAAVGALGMLAVATGALESVVTPTLPLLQRELDMSPAEGALLSVVLLITGALVTPVAGRFGDRYGGKRVLIRLMTVVCAGGLVSALAPNLPVLLLGQVLQGAMVGALPLSFILVREHLPAGESKVAIGVVSGLFVGGGMAGTLSAGPVAEGLSRHWMFALPTIAVIGATVLVNRLMPHDPPARSDGTGVDWPGLVLLSGTLVTLMLVLALAPDIGSRPFVLGALVVALAAFVTGWTAVERRAASPMVDLRMLARPAVWKSCVLTFVICVGTSVAVYLVPQLFAVPADKYGFGAGATEIGFFLLPGAVAASLAGPIGGIGARRFGSRAVVTTGAVIMVAALIALAAVHTEVWHLVVGKALIALANGLCVTAMVAGTATSVAQGDTGIATGLVLVTRVLGYAVGAQISGAILTAETPSGSDVPAESAFVTGFVMAGAVTALSLFVARTTSKGVEE, translated from the coding sequence ATGACCACAACTTCGGCTCCCCCGGCCCGCATCGGGATCGGAAAGGCCGCTGTCGGGGCCCTCGGCATGCTGGCGGTCGCCACCGGCGCCCTGGAATCGGTGGTGACGCCGACGCTCCCGCTCCTGCAGCGCGAGCTGGACATGAGCCCCGCCGAAGGCGCGTTACTCAGCGTCGTGCTCCTCATCACCGGCGCGCTCGTCACACCGGTCGCAGGCAGGTTCGGCGACCGCTACGGCGGAAAACGGGTCCTGATCCGGCTGATGACGGTGGTCTGTGCCGGTGGTCTGGTGTCCGCCCTGGCGCCGAACCTGCCGGTGCTGCTGCTCGGTCAGGTACTGCAGGGAGCGATGGTGGGCGCGCTGCCCCTGTCGTTCATCCTCGTGCGCGAACACCTCCCCGCGGGAGAGTCGAAGGTGGCCATCGGGGTGGTCAGCGGGTTGTTCGTGGGGGGCGGGATGGCGGGAACGCTGTCGGCCGGGCCCGTGGCGGAAGGGCTGTCCCGGCACTGGATGTTCGCGCTGCCGACGATCGCGGTCATCGGGGCCACCGTGCTGGTGAACAGGCTGATGCCGCACGATCCGCCGGCCCGGTCGGACGGCACCGGGGTCGACTGGCCCGGCCTGGTTCTCCTGAGCGGGACGCTGGTCACGCTCATGCTCGTGCTCGCGCTGGCGCCCGACATCGGCTCGCGGCCATTCGTGCTCGGCGCCCTCGTCGTGGCCTTGGCCGCCTTCGTGACCGGATGGACAGCCGTCGAGCGTCGTGCGGCCTCGCCGATGGTCGATCTGCGCATGCTGGCACGGCCCGCGGTGTGGAAGTCGTGTGTGCTGACGTTCGTGATCTGCGTCGGCACCTCGGTGGCGGTCTATCTCGTCCCGCAACTGTTCGCGGTGCCCGCCGACAAGTACGGCTTCGGGGCCGGCGCCACCGAGATCGGCTTCTTCCTGCTGCCCGGCGCCGTGGCCGCGTCGCTGGCCGGGCCGATCGGCGGGATCGGGGCGCGGCGTTTCGGCTCGCGTGCCGTGGTCACCACCGGGGCCGTCATCATGGTCGCCGCCCTGATCGCCCTGGCAGCCGTGCACACCGAGGTCTGGCACCTCGTCGTCGGCAAGGCGCTGATCGCGCTCGCCAACGGCCTGTGCGTCACGGCGATGGTGGCCGGCACCGCCACATCCGTCGCCCAGGGCGACACCGGCATCGCCACCGGCCTGGTCCTGGTGACGCGCGTGCTCGGCTATGCCGTGGGGGCGCAGATCAGTGGCGCGATCCTCACCGCCGAAACCCCTTCCGGGTCGGATGTCCCGGCCGAATCGGCCTTCGTCACCGGCTTCGTCATGGCCGGCGCCGTCACGGCGCTGTCCCTGTTCGTCGCCCGCACCACGAGCAAAGGAGTCGAGGAATGA
- a CDS encoding TetR/AcrR family transcriptional regulator gives MPTMKTPTTKTLREGSARKRAAILLAARELFLADGFDRSSVDAVAARAEVSKRTVYDYFGDKRTLLRAVVDDIGRSLVTTIRRTLDETLTGPTEAAGLEDALVTFSMRIATDMLDSAEYATLRRLVRAESGHLPHPGYNSMADTPDEALAGRFAAFAAAGLLDVPDPRLAADQFLALTFGVALDRLGSANAAEDTRVRPLVVEGVRTFLRAYRSA, from the coding sequence ATGCCGACCATGAAGACGCCGACCACGAAGACACTGCGCGAGGGGTCCGCGCGGAAGCGGGCCGCCATCCTCCTGGCGGCCCGGGAGCTGTTCCTCGCCGACGGTTTCGACCGCTCCAGCGTCGACGCGGTCGCCGCCCGGGCCGAGGTGTCCAAGCGAACGGTCTACGACTACTTCGGCGACAAGCGGACGCTGCTGCGAGCAGTCGTCGATGACATCGGCCGGTCACTGGTCACCACGATCCGGCGCACCCTCGACGAGACCCTCACCGGCCCCACCGAGGCCGCCGGCCTGGAGGACGCCCTGGTCACGTTCTCGATGCGCATCGCGACCGACATGCTCGACTCGGCGGAGTACGCAACGCTGCGACGACTGGTCCGGGCGGAATCCGGCCACCTGCCGCACCCGGGCTACAACTCCATGGCCGACACTCCCGACGAGGCGCTTGCCGGGCGGTTCGCCGCCTTCGCCGCGGCCGGGCTGCTCGACGTCCCCGACCCCCGGCTCGCGGCCGACCAGTTCCTCGCGCTGACCTTCGGCGTCGCGCTGGACAGGCTCGGTTCCGCGAACGCCGCGGAGGACACCCGCGTCCGACCGCTCGTCGTCGAGGGAGTGCGGACCTTTCTCCGGGCATATCGGAGCGCGTAG
- a CDS encoding carboxymuconolactone decarboxylase family protein: protein MDARLNLFENPIATKFLRHIVSAGKVIADSTLPATTQHLVEIRASQINGCAFCTDMHTKEAAHIGETPTRLNLVATWREATVFTDAERAALEVAEQGTRIADTAGGVTDEAWANAAKHYDEDQLAALLSLIALINAFNRLNVINQQPAGDYQVGQFG from the coding sequence ATGGACGCCCGTCTGAACCTCTTCGAAAACCCGATCGCGACCAAGTTCCTGAGGCACATCGTCTCGGCGGGCAAGGTGATTGCGGACTCGACGCTGCCGGCCACGACACAGCACCTGGTCGAGATCCGCGCCAGCCAGATCAACGGCTGCGCCTTCTGCACCGACATGCACACCAAGGAAGCCGCCCACATCGGGGAGACCCCGACCCGCCTCAACCTGGTTGCCACCTGGCGCGAGGCCACGGTCTTCACCGACGCCGAGCGCGCCGCCCTGGAGGTGGCGGAGCAGGGCACCCGCATCGCCGACACCGCCGGTGGCGTCACGGACGAGGCCTGGGCGAACGCGGCCAAGCACTACGACGAGGACCAGCTCGCCGCCCTGCTGTCGCTCATCGCCCTCATCAACGCCTTCAACCGGCTGAACGTCATCAACCAGCAGCCCGCCGGCGACTACCAGGTGGGCCAGTTCGGATAA
- a CDS encoding VOC family protein translates to MNPIAPEGHTSVAPWVVTDDTGALFDFLTASFGAEELVRVPVEDGSIGHGEIRIGDTVVLAFDRRPDWPVMPSLLRVYVPDADAAMATAVAHGARVVTEAADSAWGDRGGRVRDPFGNIWWVVGRVEQVAPDEAWERMSEPKYVESMRTAQETLDVELSGRATGVASTPLRPAD, encoded by the coding sequence ATGAACCCCATCGCCCCCGAAGGCCACACCTCCGTCGCCCCCTGGGTGGTGACCGACGACACCGGCGCCCTGTTCGACTTCCTCACCGCGTCGTTCGGCGCCGAGGAGCTCGTCCGGGTACCGGTCGAGGACGGCAGCATCGGCCACGGCGAGATCCGGATCGGTGACACGGTCGTGCTGGCCTTCGACCGCCGGCCCGACTGGCCGGTGATGCCCTCGCTGCTGCGGGTGTACGTCCCCGACGCGGATGCCGCCATGGCCACCGCCGTCGCCCACGGGGCGCGGGTGGTCACCGAGGCCGCCGACAGCGCGTGGGGGGATCGCGGCGGCCGGGTGCGGGACCCGTTCGGCAACATCTGGTGGGTGGTCGGCCGGGTCGAGCAGGTCGCGCCGGACGAGGCCTGGGAGCGGATGTCGGAGCCGAAGTACGTCGAGTCGATGCGCACGGCCCAGGAGACCCTGGACGTCGAGCTCAGTGGCCGCGCGACGGGCGTGGCGAGCACCCCGCTGCGCCCGGCGGACTGA
- a CDS encoding DinB family protein, with amino-acid sequence MTRTDSPPAWDERTQLTTFLDYVRDTARAKCEGVSPDDARRAPLPGSPLMTIAGLINHLSWVEYYWFEVVFLGGEDEGPWTDEDPDREMRVAVDMPLADVLALYAERNARYRELVASHDLDTPAERPRRDGRSPDLRWIVLHLIEETARHNGHLDIIREIVDGTTGV; translated from the coding sequence ATGACACGCACCGATTCGCCTCCCGCATGGGACGAGCGCACCCAGCTGACCACCTTCCTCGACTACGTCCGCGACACCGCACGCGCGAAGTGCGAGGGCGTCTCCCCCGACGACGCCCGCCGGGCCCCGTTGCCGGGCTCGCCCCTGATGACGATCGCCGGGCTGATCAACCACCTCAGCTGGGTCGAGTACTACTGGTTCGAGGTGGTCTTCCTCGGCGGGGAGGACGAGGGCCCCTGGACGGACGAGGACCCCGACCGCGAGATGCGCGTCGCGGTGGACATGCCGCTCGCCGACGTCCTCGCCCTGTACGCCGAACGGAACGCCCGTTACCGCGAGTTGGTCGCCTCCCACGACCTGGACACCCCGGCGGAGCGTCCGCGCCGGGACGGCAGGTCCCCCGATCTGCGCTGGATCGTCCTGCACCTGATCGAGGAGACCGCCCGGCACAACGGCCACCTCGACATCATCCGCGAGATCGTCGACGGCACCACCGGCGTCTGA
- a CDS encoding Tox-REase-5 domain-containing protein, with translation MSGTGGFAIAGGADGGGAVMTRQGRQPLPRPLQAVLILVRLLFAAAVLGGAGVLTVASAVNEVDGRLFGLLLYAALPSVIGLVLSLYVRTGGVWIWRGLLAVHVWFIAGALSTLGGDGSGRGITQLVIPVVVVVLLFRVSSREWFALSPEQRAPHRRFSIARMIRWRRDDAGQTAMEYLGMVLVVVALIAGLVVTGIGAQITGGMQDAICRLTGSACPAPGGSEVEAGHGTSSGGTDSGGTDSGGSVATGGTDSGGTDSGGTDSGGTDSGSGGADATGGSDASGGSDATGGSGASGGSGGADASGGSGDSSSSGSSGSTGGDTIQVDDGGDDVDTSGEVDGGDIPDGDGDGGDNGDGGDDESCTSGIGAFFSCAVDQTGGFFEGLIGDGLWGDITGTIDTIFHPVDAWNGLMDYGKSLGDKWSQDSKDAGKKWADGDYLGAIWDWTKASGGTGIKVLDDMFIGDEVRDMWKEGNEGQAIGTGLWNIGSLLIPGYGEAKLVGKFGKLGKLGKLGKLGEVAEKASEAASKAKKAAKAGDVDAAEKAAKEAQQHADDAAEEAGLKGCTVGLGGRLRVPYGGGTAPGLPGTGTGVLAGPRTAVPVGFFAQDCGEVDPDKKAAAEEAQRLADEAAAAAKAAKRKKDLERAQNQPKPEWYKDLKDPTTGSKDGGEGNWQEIKPGVWSYPTEMGARYQEQISKVGRGKEYRVPLDKLTGKPVDFDGWDASRGTYLEAKYGYRGKDFYDADTGALTPKVADRWADQASRQVDAARGKPVEWHMSDPDVAEAAREMFEDRGIPVKVIHTPGDVVGD, from the coding sequence GTGTCTGGCACAGGTGGATTCGCGATCGCGGGCGGCGCCGACGGTGGTGGCGCCGTCATGACCCGGCAGGGCAGACAGCCCCTGCCGCGACCGTTGCAGGCGGTACTGATCCTCGTCCGGCTGCTCTTCGCGGCCGCGGTGCTGGGCGGTGCCGGTGTCCTGACGGTGGCGTCGGCGGTCAACGAGGTCGACGGCCGGCTCTTCGGGCTGCTGCTGTACGCGGCGCTGCCGAGCGTGATCGGCCTGGTGCTGTCGCTCTACGTGCGCACGGGCGGCGTCTGGATCTGGCGCGGCCTCCTCGCCGTACACGTCTGGTTCATCGCCGGGGCGCTGTCGACCCTCGGCGGGGACGGGAGCGGGCGGGGCATCACGCAGTTGGTGATCCCCGTGGTCGTCGTCGTCCTGCTGTTCCGGGTGAGCTCCCGCGAGTGGTTCGCCCTGAGCCCCGAACAGCGCGCCCCGCACCGGCGGTTCAGCATCGCGCGCATGATCAGGTGGCGCCGCGACGACGCCGGCCAGACCGCGATGGAATACCTGGGCATGGTCCTGGTGGTCGTGGCCCTCATCGCCGGGCTCGTCGTCACGGGCATCGGCGCCCAGATCACCGGCGGCATGCAGGACGCGATCTGCCGGCTGACCGGCAGCGCCTGCCCCGCGCCCGGCGGCAGCGAGGTGGAGGCGGGGCACGGGACCTCGTCCGGCGGCACGGACTCCGGCGGTACGGACTCGGGCGGCTCGGTCGCCACCGGTGGTACGGACTCCGGCGGCACGGACTCCGGCGGCACGGACTCCGGTGGTACGGACTCGGGTTCCGGCGGCGCCGATGCGACGGGCGGCTCGGATGCGTCCGGCGGCTCGGACGCGACGGGCGGCTCCGGCGCATCGGGCGGCTCGGGCGGTGCGGACGCATCCGGCGGCTCCGGTGACTCCAGCAGTTCCGGCAGCTCCGGTTCCACCGGCGGCGACACCATCCAGGTCGACGACGGCGGCGACGACGTGGACACCTCGGGAGAGGTGGACGGGGGCGACATCCCGGACGGCGACGGCGACGGCGGTGACAACGGCGACGGGGGCGACGACGAGAGCTGCACCTCGGGCATCGGCGCGTTCTTCTCCTGCGCCGTGGACCAGACCGGCGGCTTCTTCGAGGGCCTGATCGGCGACGGCCTGTGGGGTGACATCACCGGCACGATCGACACGATCTTCCACCCGGTCGACGCGTGGAACGGCCTGATGGACTACGGCAAGAGCCTCGGCGACAAGTGGAGCCAGGACTCCAAGGACGCCGGGAAGAAGTGGGCCGACGGCGACTACCTCGGCGCGATCTGGGACTGGACCAAGGCGTCCGGCGGCACCGGCATCAAGGTCCTCGACGACATGTTCATCGGCGACGAGGTCCGGGACATGTGGAAGGAGGGCAACGAGGGCCAGGCGATCGGCACCGGTCTCTGGAACATCGGCTCCCTCCTCATCCCGGGATACGGCGAGGCCAAGCTCGTCGGCAAGTTCGGGAAGCTGGGCAAGCTCGGGAAACTCGGCAAGCTGGGCGAGGTCGCCGAGAAGGCGTCGGAGGCCGCGTCCAAGGCGAAGAAGGCCGCCAAGGCGGGCGACGTCGACGCCGCGGAGAAGGCCGCGAAGGAAGCGCAGCAGCACGCCGACGACGCCGCCGAGGAGGCCGGTCTCAAGGGCTGCACCGTCGGCCTGGGCGGTCGCCTGCGGGTCCCGTACGGCGGCGGCACCGCGCCGGGGCTGCCCGGCACCGGCACCGGGGTCCTGGCCGGCCCGCGCACGGCCGTGCCCGTCGGGTTCTTCGCGCAGGACTGCGGCGAGGTCGATCCGGACAAGAAGGCCGCCGCCGAAGAGGCCCAGCGACTGGCCGACGAGGCCGCCGCGGCCGCGAAGGCGGCCAAGCGGAAGAAGGACCTGGAGCGTGCCCAGAACCAGCCGAAGCCGGAGTGGTACAAGGACTTGAAGGACCCGACGACCGGTTCCAAGGACGGCGGCGAGGGCAACTGGCAGGAGATCAAGCCGGGCGTCTGGAGCTACCCGACCGAGATGGGCGCCCGCTACCAGGAGCAGATCTCCAAGGTGGGCCGCGGCAAGGAGTACCGGGTGCCGCTGGACAAACTCACGGGCAAGCCGGTCGACTTCGACGGCTGGGACGCCTCGCGGGGCACCTACCTGGAGGCGAAGTACGGGTACCGGGGCAAGGACTTCTACGACGCCGACACCGGGGCGCTCACCCCGAAGGTCGCCGACCGGTGGGCGGACCAGGCCAGCCGGCAGGTCGACGCGGCCCGCGGCAAGCCGGTCGAGTGGCACATGTCCGACCCGGACGTCGCCGAGGCGGCGCGGGAGATGTTCGAGGACCGGGGCATCCCGGTTAAGGTGATCCACACCCCCGGGGACGTGGTCGGCGACTGA
- a CDS encoding Imm52 family immunity protein codes for MLNVVVNGLWGLRGESVAAVAERWAVTLAALGEIDGPTFGTWHEAGDGRPSDPVLEPSAAALAEYIERGNTGPDLDVIGYTASLWASNPGSPHVSLAVHAGSTSQYAGNSVALSFRSREVDETAEVIRRAPEILRLLAEHWEFDAGQVYDRPQYRAVAERFDLKNSDPRCGRAVFLSAGRAARAPEDLPGTYVRTANDGLVVDLTCGGTKLPDLDTVIGANERLREAGALEALPKPFDRATF; via the coding sequence GTGCTGAACGTCGTGGTGAACGGCCTCTGGGGCCTTCGAGGGGAGTCCGTTGCGGCCGTCGCCGAGCGCTGGGCCGTGACGCTCGCCGCCCTGGGGGAGATCGACGGTCCGACCTTCGGCACCTGGCACGAGGCCGGGGACGGCCGGCCGTCCGACCCGGTGCTGGAACCCTCGGCCGCCGCGCTGGCGGAGTACATCGAGCGGGGGAACACGGGCCCCGACCTCGACGTGATCGGCTACACCGCCTCGCTGTGGGCGAGCAACCCCGGTTCGCCGCACGTGTCCCTGGCGGTCCACGCGGGCAGCACCTCGCAGTACGCGGGGAACTCCGTCGCGCTCTCCTTCCGTTCGCGCGAGGTGGACGAGACCGCGGAGGTGATCCGCCGCGCCCCGGAGATCCTGCGGCTCCTCGCGGAGCACTGGGAGTTCGACGCGGGCCAGGTGTACGACCGGCCCCAGTACCGGGCGGTGGCCGAGCGATTCGACCTGAAGAACAGCGACCCCCGCTGCGGCCGGGCGGTCTTCCTCTCCGCCGGCCGGGCCGCCCGCGCCCCCGAGGACCTGCCCGGGACGTACGTCCGCACCGCGAACGACGGCCTGGTCGTCGACCTCACGTGCGGCGGTACGAAGCTCCCGGACCTCGACACGGTCATCGGGGCGAACGAACGGCTGCGGGAGGCCGGGGCGCTGGAGGCGCTTCCGAAGCCGTTCGACCGCGCCACGTTCTGA